The Candidatus Scalindua japonica genome includes a region encoding these proteins:
- a CDS encoding YqaE/Pmp3 family membrane protein: MIHALVLTLTNSKILKIIFAVILPPLSVFLHVGINKHFWISIILTLLGAIPGMVYAILLILTKRR; this comes from the coding sequence ATGATCCATGCCCTTGTTCTTACCTTAACCAATTCAAAAATCTTAAAGATTATCTTTGCTGTCATTTTACCACCTTTATCCGTTTTTCTACATGTTGGAATCAATAAACACTTTTGGATCAGTATCATACTAACCCTTCTCGGCGCTATACCTGGAATGGTTTATGCGATATTACTCATCCTTACAAAGAGGCGTTAA
- a CDS encoding type II toxin-antitoxin system RelE/ParE family toxin, with translation MLNPGSRLHSLRGDRKGQYAININKQWRVCVQRKDGHAYNVSMQAIL, from the coding sequence ATGCTCAACCCAGGCAGCAGATTACACTCTTTGAGAGGGGACAGAAAAGGTCAATATGCTATCAACATTAACAAACAATGGAGAGTATGCGTTCAAAGGAAGGATGGGCATGCCTATAACGTATCTATGCAAGCCATCTTGTAA
- a CDS encoding type II toxin-antitoxin system VapC family toxin, with the protein MKQKIYIETSVISYLVANTSKDLVIAAHQASTVDMWNQIDEFDVFISDMVIQESSRGDKKQSCDRLNKLTNIPALKIDDEAKKLARALLDGKAIPEKCPEDALHISVAAINGIDVIVTWNFKHINNPVTRKMIRTIIESKGIVCPEICSPEELIGENL; encoded by the coding sequence ATGAAACAAAAAATATATATTGAAACAAGTGTAATAAGCTATTTGGTTGCAAACACATCAAAAGATCTAGTGATTGCAGCTCATCAAGCCTCTACAGTTGACATGTGGAATCAGATTGATGAATTTGATGTTTTTATTTCAGATATGGTCATTCAAGAGTCATCGAGAGGAGATAAAAAGCAATCTTGTGATCGTCTAAATAAATTGACAAACATTCCAGCATTGAAAATTGATGATGAAGCAAAGAAGTTAGCAAGGGCATTGCTTGACGGAAAAGCAATACCTGAAAAATGTCCTGAAGATGCTTTACATATTTCGGTTGCTGCAATTAACGGTATTGATGTTATTGTTACATGGAATTTTAAGCACATCAATAATCCAGTTACAAGAAAAATGATAAGAACTATAATTGAAAGTAAAGGAATTGTATGTCCTGAAATATGTTCACCGGAAGAATTAATAGGAGAAAACTTATGA
- a CDS encoding protein rep, whose amino-acid sequence MCKCAVKKEEKSRVMTVKNSWRLRALFRIEEYIRDVGQDSRAKRMGYCGNTIFVKVKKGDPSNVLYEPQLRCKDRVCPVCNSYRASILSRKVEKLGKDMENPHLLTITANTLNRDSLKTAVECFKKSTSLLKKERSWWKRYIRGGVEHIEITYKEETGWHVHSHMLVDLAVDRKVENMRLTENGYFLDPLKKELEHVLSKVGLGTISDIRPVTEGYGKEISKYSMKFGLDIDEARLKEIIVDMKGKRMVSRFGNCYGLKEMEELTPKEEEQYETLGTIKEVVDKCFKETGVDSELVQYALRAVKIGLIEIWSASYKPEPFQGMKNDSS is encoded by the coding sequence ATGTGTAAATGCGCAGTGAAAAAAGAGGAAAAATCCAGAGTTATGACCGTTAAAAATAGCTGGAGACTTAGAGCACTTTTCCGTATTGAAGAATATATCCGTGATGTTGGCCAGGACTCCAGAGCTAAAAGGATGGGTTATTGTGGAAATACTATTTTTGTGAAAGTTAAAAAGGGAGACCCATCCAATGTTTTGTATGAACCGCAACTACGTTGTAAAGACAGAGTCTGTCCAGTGTGTAACTCATACCGTGCGTCTATTCTCTCTCGAAAGGTGGAAAAACTTGGTAAAGATATGGAAAACCCACATTTACTGACAATAACTGCTAATACATTAAACAGGGATAGTTTAAAAACTGCGGTTGAGTGTTTTAAAAAATCAACAAGTTTACTCAAAAAAGAGCGTTCATGGTGGAAAAGATATATCCGGGGAGGAGTTGAACATATAGAGATTACATACAAAGAAGAAACTGGCTGGCATGTCCACTCTCATATGTTGGTTGATCTGGCCGTTGATCGTAAGGTTGAGAATATGCGACTTACAGAAAATGGCTATTTCCTAGACCCATTAAAGAAAGAACTTGAGCATGTTTTGTCAAAAGTTGGTCTTGGTACTATCTCTGATATCAGGCCGGTAACAGAAGGATACGGAAAAGAAATTTCAAAGTATTCAATGAAGTTTGGTCTTGATATTGATGAAGCCAGGCTTAAGGAAATTATTGTTGATATGAAGGGGAAGCGGATGGTGTCTAGGTTTGGCAATTGTTATGGCCTTAAAGAGATGGAAGAACTTACACCGAAAGAGGAAGAACAGTATGAAACACTGGGAACCATTAAGGAAGTTGTTGATAAGTGCTTTAAAGAGACGGGTGTTGATAGTGAACTGGTACAGTATGCACTCAGAGCGGTAAAGATCGGACTCATAGAGATATGGTCAGCCAGCTACAAACCTGAACCTTTCCAAGGCATGAAAAATGATTCATCATAA
- a CDS encoding LssY C-terminal domain-containing protein codes for MAKDYRNLAIDIRVPPGQTRSGFIFTRLDFGTKVVSVVLFGPKKVRSLVFYITVPGLKLDYQDANFDELYKKEELIVFDEEKKFREMLTNFQCCTKNENETKDGDPLNIVLIGSRNELFGALARVGWDETEAVTFSTALKTAKAFFSGDMYMNAPISPQYLFGRTQDVALQKGRDSIHERNHLRLWLSPWIYMGKNVWIGQISRDIGIRLTTGVWNLTTHEIDPEVDDSRDYLISDIMSVQGLSKLGFVKGVGESTPENPREILLGDEYWTDGLRAVMLLSEKPVAMDKVSFFIWDFKMKEAKEVIERMGREVLSNP; via the coding sequence ATGGCTAAAGACTACAGAAACTTAGCTATTGATATCCGAGTACCTCCTGGTCAAACAAGGTCTGGTTTTATATTTACCCGGTTGGATTTTGGTACAAAGGTAGTATCAGTTGTCTTGTTTGGGCCAAAAAAGGTAAGATCACTTGTTTTTTATATTACAGTGCCTGGTCTTAAACTCGATTATCAAGATGCTAACTTTGATGAACTGTATAAAAAGGAAGAACTGATTGTATTCGATGAAGAAAAGAAATTCCGTGAGATGCTTACCAATTTTCAATGTTGCACAAAAAATGAAAATGAGACAAAAGATGGTGACCCATTGAATATTGTATTGATTGGAAGCCGTAATGAATTATTTGGTGCTCTTGCCAGAGTTGGTTGGGACGAGACAGAAGCAGTTACATTTTCTACTGCACTTAAGACTGCGAAAGCATTCTTTTCAGGTGATATGTATATGAACGCTCCGATTAGTCCACAGTACCTCTTTGGCCGCACTCAAGATGTTGCACTTCAGAAGGGACGTGACTCAATTCACGAACGTAATCACTTGCGTTTATGGCTCTCTCCGTGGATTTACATGGGTAAAAACGTTTGGATAGGTCAAATTAGCCGAGATATTGGTATTCGGTTAACAACAGGTGTTTGGAATCTTACAACCCATGAAATAGACCCTGAGGTGGACGACTCGCGTGACTACCTGATATCAGATATTATGTCTGTACAAGGACTATCTAAGTTAGGATTTGTCAAAGGCGTAGGTGAGTCCACACCTGAAAACCCACGTGAAATACTGCTTGGAGATGAGTACTGGACAGATGGACTTCGCGCCGTAATGCTATTATCAGAAAAACCAGTTGCCATGGATAAAGTCAGTTTTTTCATTTGGGACTTTAAAATGAAAGAAGCTAAAGAAGTAATTGAAAGGATGGGACGGGAAGTTTTATCTAACCCTTAA
- a CDS encoding DUF3313 domain-containing protein encodes MKLNFTTVYLALIITMMALFVGCAQTHHNRKAADQSGFLGDYSMLQEGGEGEGQLVYINPDADFTAYDKVIVDPVLTMCSKDSKAPREELYNLANHLHYKVVAKLDEDYEIVETPGPGVMRISAALTEAKKSKAGLNTITTIVPQARLMSGLKKLATGTNSFVGGASVECKITDSNTGERLAAGVDRRAGGKTLKGSTKAWDDVEQAFQYWADKLAQRLRDMRAGN; translated from the coding sequence ATGAAGCTAAATTTTACAACAGTGTACCTTGCATTAATAATTACAATGATGGCCTTGTTCGTGGGATGTGCTCAAACTCACCATAATCGCAAAGCAGCAGATCAATCTGGATTTCTTGGAGATTATTCTATGCTTCAAGAGGGCGGCGAAGGCGAAGGGCAACTCGTATATATAAATCCTGATGCCGACTTTACGGCATATGACAAGGTTATTGTTGATCCAGTCCTAACCATGTGTAGTAAGGATTCTAAAGCTCCACGAGAAGAGCTATATAATCTCGCTAACCATTTGCATTACAAGGTCGTTGCTAAGCTCGACGAAGATTACGAGATCGTTGAAACACCGGGTCCTGGAGTAATGCGGATTAGTGCTGCACTCACTGAGGCTAAAAAATCTAAAGCCGGGCTGAATACTATTACCACCATAGTGCCTCAGGCTCGCCTCATGTCGGGCCTCAAGAAATTAGCCACAGGTACCAATTCTTTTGTGGGTGGGGCTAGTGTCGAGTGTAAAATCACTGATTCCAATACCGGTGAAAGGCTTGCAGCGGGGGTAGACCGTCGGGCAGGTGGAAAAACCCTCAAAGGCTCCACGAAGGCTTGGGATGATGTGGAGCAGGCTTTTCAGTACTGGGCAGATAAACTGGCCCAGAGACTTCGAGATATGAGGGCAGGTAATTAA
- a CDS encoding helix-turn-helix transcriptional regulator: protein MKNESNAKYEVKRERYVDIKKVSKYTSLPVKTIYDWSNQGRFLCIKYGRRILFDIHDVDKAMANLKQPYLKHEKTVNKIIGDLQGDGI, encoded by the coding sequence ATGAAAAATGAATCAAATGCTAAATATGAGGTAAAAAGAGAAAGATATGTGGATATAAAAAAAGTATCAAAGTACACCTCTTTGCCAGTAAAGACTATATACGATTGGTCTAATCAGGGGAGATTCCTCTGTATAAAATATGGAAGACGTATTCTATTTGACATTCATGACGTAGATAAGGCAATGGCCAACTTGAAACAACCGTATCTTAAACATGAGAAAACTGTTAATAAAATCATTGGAGACCTACAAGGTGATGGTATATAA
- a CDS encoding tyrosine-type recombinase/integrase, whose protein sequence is MFKRSDIWWTCISHNGRKVQRSLETSDKKLAQAIEAKIRTEIVEGKYYEKLTGHRKTFKDMMDRFMKEYAPTVSSNTQEAYKYYLKNLSRFFGNPGLMSITPKIVAKYKLYRRDTGASPSTVNRELYMLSKAFNLAVKEWEWLKDNPVSRVQKERENNEVDRWLTEDEEKRLLGNSPDWLREIIVFALNTGLRQDELLSLEWSRVNLLRKTVLIQKTKNNKPNTLPLNSIALNVIMQKHEGKVRSLKNDLVFISKSGTKIGKRNLIRAFAQALEKAEIKDFTFHCLRHTFATRLAQNGVDIYKIAKLLNHKDLKNTQRYSHHCPESLMIGVQILEKFDYNFTTMAQKGG, encoded by the coding sequence ATGTTTAAACGAAGCGATATCTGGTGGACGTGTATTAGTCATAACGGCAGGAAGGTTCAAAGAAGTCTTGAAACCTCTGACAAAAAGCTTGCACAAGCTATTGAGGCGAAGATAAGGACTGAGATTGTTGAGGGAAAGTATTATGAGAAATTGACAGGACATCGTAAAACCTTCAAAGATATGATGGATAGGTTTATGAAGGAGTATGCCCCTACAGTTTCTTCAAATACTCAAGAAGCGTACAAATATTATTTAAAAAATCTTAGCAGGTTTTTTGGCAATCCAGGGTTGATGTCTATAACGCCCAAGATTGTCGCAAAATATAAATTGTATCGCAGAGATACTGGAGCAAGCCCATCAACAGTAAATCGTGAGCTTTATATGTTATCAAAGGCTTTCAATCTGGCAGTCAAAGAGTGGGAGTGGCTTAAGGACAATCCTGTTTCCAGAGTACAGAAGGAGCGAGAAAACAATGAAGTTGACAGGTGGCTGACAGAAGATGAAGAGAAGAGGCTTCTTGGCAATAGTCCTGACTGGTTACGTGAGATAATAGTTTTTGCATTGAACACAGGTTTACGACAGGATGAATTGTTGTCCCTTGAGTGGAGCCGTGTAAATCTGCTCCGTAAGACTGTTCTTATACAAAAGACTAAGAATAATAAGCCCAACACTCTTCCTTTGAATAGCATAGCTCTGAATGTCATTATGCAAAAGCATGAAGGTAAGGTGAGAAGCCTTAAGAATGATCTTGTGTTTATCAGTAAGTCAGGTACAAAGATTGGTAAGCGTAACCTGATAAGGGCATTTGCCCAGGCATTAGAGAAGGCGGAGATTAAGGATTTTACATTTCATTGTCTTCGCCATACTTTTGCCACAAGATTAGCCCAGAATGGTGTAGATATTTACAAAATAGCAAAGCTCTTAAATCATAAAGACCTGAAGAATACGCAACGCTATTCGCACCATTGCCCGGAAAGTTTAATGATTGGTGTTCAGATTTTGGAAAAGTTTGACTACAATTTTACTACAATGGCTCAAAAAGGTGGTTGA
- a CDS encoding KorB domain-containing protein translates to MNKKALKEVEITQIDRRYEEFRLENKIDERIILNSVLECGIRDALLCVIDSKENIILLDGFKRLRCAISLKIHTVPTLSLGSDEVDGILQLTGLSNARSLNILEQSALVDQLNGTHGMRIKQIALHLERSPAWVSVRLGMIQEMTTIVRKAVFSGQFPVRAYMYNLRKFTRVKKVPKKEIETFVQAVSGKSLSTRDIETLAYGYFHGGDYLKEQIIQGELGFTIKQLRSKDILSVAHALGSHEQRVIKDLELVQKYMGYVRNALADKRLCTKSFFETADLLVEGILCRLQDFGKYLQDFHDKRR, encoded by the coding sequence ATGAATAAAAAAGCTTTAAAAGAGGTTGAGATTACTCAAATAGACAGAAGATACGAAGAGTTCCGATTAGAAAATAAGATTGACGAGCGAATTATTTTGAATTCTGTGCTTGAGTGTGGGATTCGTGATGCTTTGCTATGTGTCATAGACTCAAAAGAGAACATTATTTTATTGGACGGGTTCAAAAGGCTTCGCTGTGCGATTAGTCTAAAGATTCATACCGTACCGACTCTGTCGTTAGGGAGTGATGAAGTTGATGGTATCCTGCAACTTACCGGGTTGTCTAATGCCCGAAGTCTCAACATCCTGGAACAATCCGCTTTAGTGGACCAACTCAATGGTACTCACGGTATGCGTATAAAACAGATTGCCCTTCATTTAGAACGTTCTCCTGCCTGGGTAAGTGTTCGTTTAGGTATGATTCAGGAGATGACAACTATCGTACGCAAAGCTGTTTTTTCAGGACAATTTCCTGTTCGTGCGTACATGTACAACTTAAGAAAGTTTACGCGCGTAAAGAAAGTACCAAAAAAAGAAATAGAGACCTTTGTCCAGGCCGTTTCGGGTAAGAGTTTAAGTACACGTGATATTGAGACGCTGGCTTATGGGTATTTTCATGGTGGAGATTATCTGAAGGAGCAAATCATACAAGGAGAGTTGGGATTTACCATAAAACAATTGAGAAGTAAAGATATTCTGTCCGTTGCTCATGCCCTTGGATCACATGAGCAACGAGTAATCAAAGATTTAGAGTTAGTACAAAAGTATATGGGATATGTAAGAAACGCGCTTGCCGATAAACGTCTATGCACGAAATCTTTTTTTGAAACAGCCGATTTATTGGTTGAAGGGATATTATGCAGACTTCAAGATTTCGGTAAATATTTACAGGATTTTCATGATAAACGAAGATAA
- a CDS encoding MopE-related protein: MINEDKRQAIHTLYDEGMSKKEIARVLKVDIIYSGISSRNYDSVNDVGNQTSYTMQNLVEGQTYYFAVTAYDTANNESGYSEEVVYTIPILDITAPSTPTSLQTTIISTSQINLSWNASSDNIGVTGYRIYRYGIQVADVSSTTYNDTGLSPSTTYSYTVSAYNAAGNESEQSSATSATTFSLPNNPPVLSPVGNKSVNEAQALSFAISATDPDGDDLSYTANNLPSGASFNENTNTLDWTPTYNQAGTFTNINFQVSDGKDVDSESITFTVCNVNRSPVLDPISDITVIEGATVTLSPTATDPDGDSLTFTYTGWMTTNSYTTNFNDPGIHTVTVTASDGTLTDSQNITVTVLNQDLTAPTITAVNAVSSSTQVILNFSEPVDEASATNVSNYSIDNAISVFSASLDSDQKTVILSTSEHVEGINYVLTVNNIKDIVSTPNIIAFNTMVSYNFVDLLIISNLTVESGQDYEAIENGMLKGAMVYIDQDTTYVSVPTFLENATYIKTANNDKGENKATFLSFNVNQVVTVYVAHDDRITTKPSWLTSFIDTGDDIVTTDTTLSVFTKDYFGGTITLGGNKGQGRKSMYTVIIVKYNGGGSGCTDADGDGWCIEDGDCDDNNPNTYPGAVELCDSIDNNCDGVIDDGCGGCTDVDGDGWCVEDGDCNDNDRHVYPGHTDAGGKWGRDGVDNDCNGIIDG, encoded by the coding sequence ATGATAAACGAAGATAAAAGGCAAGCTATACATACACTGTATGATGAGGGCATGTCTAAAAAAGAGATCGCCAGAGTTCTCAAAGTGGATATAATATACAGTGGAATTTCAAGTCGAAATTATGATAGCGTTAATGATGTTGGTAATCAGACAAGCTACACAATGCAAAACCTTGTAGAAGGCCAGACGTATTATTTTGCGGTAACCGCGTATGACACAGCTAATAATGAAAGTGGCTACTCTGAAGAGGTAGTTTATACTATTCCTATACTTGACATTACAGCACCTTCAACCCCAACCAGCCTGCAGACAACAATTATTTCTACATCTCAAATTAATCTTTCCTGGAATGCTTCATCGGATAATATTGGAGTAACAGGTTACAGAATCTATAGATATGGAATTCAAGTTGCTGATGTTTCCAGCACCACATACAATGATACAGGGTTAAGTCCATCAACAACATATTCTTATACAGTTTCTGCCTACAATGCAGCAGGAAATGAGTCTGAACAATCATCCGCCACTTCTGCTACCACTTTTTCTTTGCCTAACAATCCTCCTGTATTATCACCTGTTGGTAATAAATCTGTTAATGAAGCTCAGGCATTAAGTTTTGCTATTTCAGCTACCGATCCTGATGGTGACGATCTGAGTTATACAGCAAATAATCTCCCATCTGGAGCAAGCTTTAATGAAAACACAAACACTTTAGACTGGACACCAACCTACAATCAGGCGGGAACATTCACAAATATAAATTTTCAAGTAAGTGATGGTAAAGATGTTGATTCGGAGAGTATAACGTTTACAGTATGTAACGTTAATCGTTCACCGGTACTGGACCCGATTTCAGACATTACGGTAATTGAAGGCGCTACGGTAACCCTTAGCCCGACAGCCACTGACCCAGATGGAGATTCACTGACATTTACGTACACTGGTTGGATGACCACAAACAGCTATACAACAAATTTTAATGACCCAGGTATTCATACCGTAACGGTAACGGCAAGTGATGGAACATTAACAGATTCACAGAATATTACTGTTACAGTATTAAATCAAGATCTCACAGCACCAACAATAACCGCTGTCAATGCTGTTAGTTCTTCAACACAGGTTATCCTGAACTTCAGTGAACCAGTAGATGAAGCAAGTGCAACTAACGTGTCAAATTACAGCATTGACAATGCAATTTCAGTTTTTTCAGCTTCGCTTGATTCTGATCAAAAGACAGTTATCCTTTCTACAAGCGAACATGTTGAAGGTATCAACTATGTCTTGACAGTAAATAATATCAAAGATATTGTAAGCACTCCAAATATAATTGCTTTTAACACCATGGTGAGCTATAACTTTGTGGACCTATTGATAATCAGTAATCTTACTGTAGAAAGTGGTCAAGATTATGAAGCTATTGAGAATGGGATGTTAAAAGGAGCTATGGTATATATTGATCAAGATACTACATACGTTAGCGTACCGACTTTTCTGGAAAATGCCACTTACATCAAGACTGCCAACAATGACAAAGGAGAAAACAAGGCTACATTTCTTAGCTTCAATGTGAATCAGGTTGTCACCGTATACGTTGCTCATGACGATCGGATTACTACGAAACCCTCCTGGTTAACATCATTTATCGATACTGGTGATGACATTGTTACAACGGATACTACCTTAAGCGTATTTACTAAGGATTATTTTGGAGGAACAATTACTCTAGGCGGCAATAAAGGCCAAGGGCGCAAAAGTATGTACACGGTCATAATAGTAAAATATAATGGTGGTGGTAGTGGATGTACCGATGCAGATGGAGACGGTTGGTGTATAGAGGATGGTGATTGTGACGACAATAACCCAAATACATATCCAGGAGCTGTAGAGCTTTGTGATAGTATAGACAATAACTGTGATGGTGTTATTGATGACGGATGTGGTGGATGTACCGATGTAGATGGAGACGGTTGGTGTGTAGAGGATGGCGATTGCAATGATAATGATCGGCATGTTTATCCTGGTCATACCGACGCGGGCGGTAAATGGGGCAGAGATGGAGTTGACAATGATTGTAACGGAATAATTGATGGATAG
- a CDS encoding lysylphosphatidylglycerol synthase transmembrane domain-containing protein, producing the protein MDRKKIILGIKIFVAISLASQLGIFFYTSYQNGGISFDFLFKNINYCMLSIAFFLSWFEGLITGVRIYFLMRVINPRITMFTSIKAAYANIFMGAITPSQTGGGVAQIYFISRDKIPYSQASAGSILSFVCTLFFLITALISTAMFNSPTMGYSLQLMIKSASVAVGTMTLIFILCMFFTHLINNLKFSLFTHFKNKGIIKDKNAKIENFLKKFAEGLVNCRESILLMAEQGKMALMVGYLFTCFFFAVRLVIPYFIIVGLGGSVNVYDVMYIQLFIILLSYFSPTPGASGIAEISSLVLMASCVATPIAAIYTFLWRLCTLYVNTTIGGLLLYQELKNSE; encoded by the coding sequence ATGGATAGAAAGAAGATAATATTAGGAATTAAAATCTTTGTTGCTATTTCGCTGGCCAGTCAACTTGGAATTTTTTTCTACACTTCGTATCAAAACGGTGGTATATCCTTTGATTTCCTCTTTAAGAATATAAATTATTGTATGCTGAGCATTGCCTTCTTTCTATCTTGGTTTGAGGGTCTTATTACAGGTGTACGTATTTATTTCCTCATGCGTGTAATCAACCCCCGTATTACAATGTTCACCTCAATTAAAGCAGCATATGCTAACATATTTATGGGAGCAATAACACCATCACAAACCGGTGGCGGTGTTGCTCAGATCTATTTTATCTCCAGAGATAAAATCCCCTATTCTCAGGCATCAGCAGGTTCTATTTTGTCCTTTGTCTGTACTCTCTTTTTCCTGATTACCGCTCTTATTTCAACCGCTATGTTTAATTCTCCAACAATGGGATACTCTTTGCAATTGATGATTAAGAGTGCCTCGGTTGCAGTAGGGACAATGACATTGATCTTTATTCTCTGCATGTTCTTTACACACTTAATAAATAATTTAAAGTTTTCCTTGTTTACACACTTTAAAAACAAAGGAATAATTAAGGATAAAAATGCAAAGATAGAGAATTTCCTGAAGAAGTTTGCGGAAGGGCTGGTCAATTGCAGAGAATCAATCCTCTTAATGGCCGAACAAGGCAAAATGGCTTTAATGGTTGGCTATTTATTCACCTGTTTTTTCTTTGCTGTTCGTCTGGTTATACCATATTTCATTATCGTTGGGCTGGGAGGTAGTGTAAATGTATATGATGTAATGTATATTCAGCTGTTTATTATTCTGCTGAGCTATTTCAGCCCTACTCCCGGAGCTTCCGGCATAGCAGAAATAAGCTCTCTTGTATTAATGGCGTCCTGCGTGGCAACTCCAATAGCTGCTATTTATACTTTTTTATGGAGACTATGTACACTTTATGTCAATACTACTATTGGTGGGTTATTGCTCTATCAAGAGCTGAAGAATTCGGAGTAG
- the msrA gene encoding peptide-methionine (S)-S-oxide reductase MsrA has protein sequence MDINNIEIALFAGGCFWCMQRPFDELDGVVSTAVGYTGGHTEDPTYEEVCSGETGHAEAIEIKYDPAQITFSQLLDVFWRNIDPTTTNRQFADSGSQYRTAVFYHNEEQKESAESSKKELGNAGIHSKPIVTEIIPASFFYKAEEYHQKYYKKSSDRYKRYMSGSGRERYLTKTWGN, from the coding sequence ATGGATATTAATAATATTGAAATTGCTCTGTTTGCAGGTGGTTGTTTCTGGTGTATGCAACGCCCTTTTGATGAACTGGATGGCGTAGTATCTACTGCCGTTGGTTATACAGGTGGTCACACTGAAGATCCTACTTATGAAGAAGTATGCTCTGGTGAAACCGGCCATGCAGAAGCTATTGAGATAAAATATGACCCTGCACAGATCACTTTTTCTCAATTACTTGATGTCTTCTGGAGAAATATTGATCCTACAACTACAAACAGACAATTTGCAGATTCGGGATCACAGTACAGAACAGCTGTTTTTTACCATAATGAGGAACAGAAGGAGTCAGCTGAATCGTCGAAAAAAGAGTTGGGTAACGCAGGTATACATTCAAAACCGATCGTGACAGAAATTATTCCTGCATCATTCTTTTACAAAGCAGAAGAATACCATCAAAAATATTACAAAAAGAGTTCAGATAGATACAAGAGATATATGTCCGGATCAGGTAGAGAGAGATATCTGACTAAGACGTGGGGTAACTGA